The sequence below is a genomic window from Chitinispirillales bacterium ANBcel5.
CCCTACTTAAAAGTCTCCTCTTCCTTTTTCTTCATGAGAAGGCGCCAGATTTTATCCACCAGCTCTCTGCCACTAAACGGTTTTACAATAAAGTCATCTGCACCACTGGCGAAACATTTCTGAATTTCGTCATTTTGAGTGCCGGCAGAGAAAAAAGCGATGGGTATATTTCGGGTTTCTTCCTGACTTCTAAGAATCCTGCATATTCTGTATCCATCAAGCCCGGGCAGGTAGGAATCCATAAGGATAATTGAAGGGCGTTTTTCAAATGCGTACAGCAATCCAAGCTCTCCGGATTCGGCCACGTGTATATCAAATGCGCTCTCAAGAACCATTCGCGCGATCTCAACAGCTTCCCTGTCACTGTCTATAAGCAGAATAGAAACTTCTTCATCCATCAGCTCCTGCTCTTCTTCAAGTTCACTGGGATCAATGATTCTTGGATCTTCAAAATAAAGGGATTTGGTTTCATCATCATCCCAGCTTATCTCTGAGTGTATGGGCAAAAGAACATGGAATTCGCTTCCCGGAAAGCTATTTTCCTTAATTCCTTCACTTTCAACCCAAATACGCCCCCCATGGCGCTCAATAATTCCTTTAACAATAGACAAACCCAGCCCGGTCCCACCACCCATAAACTTTGTATAATCGGTGCTGTGACGGTTTGTACTTCCCACTTCATAAAAAGGGTCGAATATGTTTTTTTGCTCTGCTTTGTCGACCCCTATTCCGTGGTCTTTAATAACAATGTGAAAGCGATTTTCACTTTCGGTGGTTATGTACACATCAATCGGAGAACCATCGGGGGAGTACTTTATGGCATTACTGAAAAGATTTGTAAAGACCTGATGCATTCGCATCTTATCACCGTAAAAGGAAGGAGGGTTACTTTCCATGTGGCATTTGAAGGTAATTCCCCTTTTAAGCGTAAACTGTGACAGCTCTTCAATACAGTCATTAGCCATAACTGCCAAATTGAATGTTTCGGGTCTTAAGCGAAGTCTTTTCTGCTCAATTCTGGTAACATCAAGAATGTTGTTAACCACTTTGTGCAGCCTGTCCGCGGCACGATTTATACTCTCGATCATCCTGAAGATGCCACTGTCAAGTTTATCTCTGAAATTATCGATAATGATATCCGAATACCCCTTGATTGATGTCAGAGGGGTTTTCAGTTCATGGGAAGCGATACTGAGGAAGTTTGATTTAAGCTCTGAAACTTTTTTCAATTCAGCATTGGAGCGAATCAACTCGGTGTTCATTTTCGCCATTTCGACGTTTTTCTTCTCAATTTGCTCACTTGCTTTCAACTCCTGGGTAATATCACGAAAAACAAGCGCAATGCAGTCCGGGCAGTTTTCTATGTTAAAAGAGCTTACAAGACAGATCACATCATCGTTATTTCCACGCCCCACCTCAACACGGGCCTCCTGCATTCTGCCCTTTACCATATTTTGCCACAAATCGTCCCATGATGGGCCAAAATTGTAACTGTTTATATAACTTTCCAGTGTTTTGCCAATAAGTTGCTCTTTGGGACAGGAGAACAGATAGCCACCGAATTTATTTATAAACTTAACTTCACCATCTACATTTAAGATCATTATGCATACAGGTGTATCTTCAAACAATAAAGCAAACAAATGGTCATCAATTTGCATAGTAATCCTCTCAAAACCTGCAATCTATATCGTATATACCAGATACAAAACTCACTATCAGATATATCTCTTTTCAGTAATACTATTATACATTAGACCTGATACTAAAAAACCATACAAATCTCATTTTTTAGTAAATCACTGATTTGTATTGTGTTATTTATGGAATAAACTCAGGTGTTATTTTTCAGTTCATCAATCTCCCGACAAACAGAATCCACTTTTGAAAAATCCTCTCTGGTGACCAGATCGATCTTTTTTGCATAAAGCTCCAGTAATTTGTAATCCTTGGGGGTTAACTCCTTCTCAGCGGAGATTGTGCCCAGTACAGCATCAACATCCTCATCAAAGCGATACCCCCTCAAAAACGCCTTAAAAGCATCCTTGGAAGCAGCAAAGCTTTTTTCATCTGCTTTGCTATAGAGCATGTCGGGGATATAGTCTTTTAACAATTCTTTTTCGATATCTTCACTGTTTTTGAAGTTTTTAGCACTCTGGGGGACCTTGGTATCACTGCTCTCGATCTGGGTTATCAGCGACTCAATCTCATTTCGAACCTTTTGCATCTCCTGTTCTCTGTAATGAGCCTGGTAAATAATGGGAAATGCGTTCACGCTTAATACAGCGTTTCCAATATTTTTAAACGTGCCGACAAAAAATACATCCCCGGCCTGAGAAAGGATCTCCTCCAGAGTGTGAAAGGGTACTATTTTGGCCGGTGTGGGGATAAAATCTTCCAACTCCTCCATGTTTTCCAGCCTATCGCGCAACTTCTGGGGATCCAGCGCTGACTCAATCCCATCCATCTTCTCTAAAAGTTGCGCAAGCCCCTCACCCAGGCCCTCCTCCTCAAGATTAACCCCCATCTCAGATTTCAGAAAATCTTTAAGATTGTTTTGCTCCTTAAAATTCCCCTGAGCGACTAAAAATCCCCCGTGCACCATTGAAGCGATAGGGTGTTTCATAGCCATAAGATCGGAAGGATCGATATCAATTTTGCCATAAACGGTTACACGTCCATCAAGATGTAAGGGGTTGCCTTTTTTCTGTTCTATATCAAATACCATTTTTTCACTCCCGATCTTTTTTATTTTTTTCTGGTGTAGTTGCTACTATGGCCCTAAACATCACAATTGTAGAGATAAATATAAATATGTGCCAAATCCAATTGTTTTTAACCCCTGCAAAAGCCACGATCACATTTCCAAGGATAACCGGAGTCGATGCAAAAGAAGCGATCCTGAAAAACTGATTTATTTTTCTCTTCTTCTCTATTCTAAACAGAAACGCCGCAATACCCAGAAACAGAACACTGCTAGTTATTACAAACAGAAAAAATACCGAGCTCCAGATCAAAGAATTTAAAAAGAGACTAAACATATTACGAACAAGAACGCTTCGAATTAATGAAGGGGTAAAAGAAAAGTCGCTTTCTCCCAAAAACCTGGAGTAAGGTATCACAATCTCAGATGAGGTGAAGGGCTGAAGCACCACACTGGTTTTATTCATCAAAATACCAGGCTTACGCTCCCCGTCCCACTCTTTTGCCTGAGTGTCTACTACCAGAAAGGTGTCTGGCATAGCAGCAAATATATGGGGATAAATGACCATCCGGTCCAGTATAGCAGAAAGGGAACGAGTGGATGGTATATAGGGTTCGGGGCGGTTAGGGTAAAGCTTACCCTCTTTTATCTCCATTTCAGAGAACAGCTGCGATAAAGGTGTGGCTATTCCCCGCTCTGTATCGATGATGTAATAGGTTTTAAAGAGGCTTGTAAGAATTGTAGCGAAGACAAAAAGTTTAAAAAGATACCCAGTAATCTTTAAACGCGACGCGCCAAGCACTTCACGGTAAAACAACGGTTCAAAGATACTACGATGAAGCTCTGAAAAGAATTTCACATCTTACCTTGTTTAGCATAGTTCTTTAGATATCGAAAAAATTGCAATAGAGAGTAAAATAGAAGATGCCCTGCAAACTCCAAACATTTTTCCTCATGTGGGGCCCGCTGATCACATCCTCTCGTGCTTTAAAATAGATATAAGCAACCAAAACCCCATCAACCCTGCAGCAACAAAGCCTGCCAACCCTATCACCGGCATACCATAGACCACCGGTGGAATACCGGAAAGCACCACAATGGATGAGCCCATCACAAGAGCAGCCAACACAATCCCAAATACCA
It includes:
- a CDS encoding ATP-binding protein translates to MQIDDHLFALLFEDTPVCIMILNVDGEVKFINKFGGYLFSCPKEQLIGKTLESYINSYNFGPSWDDLWQNMVKGRMQEARVEVGRGNNDDVICLVSSFNIENCPDCIALVFRDITQELKASEQIEKKNVEMAKMNTELIRSNAELKKVSELKSNFLSIASHELKTPLTSIKGYSDIIIDNFRDKLDSGIFRMIESINRAADRLHKVVNNILDVTRIEQKRLRLRPETFNLAVMANDCIEELSQFTLKRGITFKCHMESNPPSFYGDKMRMHQVFTNLFSNAIKYSPDGSPIDVYITTESENRFHIVIKDHGIGVDKAEQKNIFDPFYEVGSTNRHSTDYTKFMGGGTGLGLSIVKGIIERHGGRIWVESEGIKENSFPGSEFHVLLPIHSEISWDDDETKSLYFEDPRIIDPSELEEEQELMDEEVSILLIDSDREAVEIARMVLESAFDIHVAESGELGLLYAFEKRPSIILMDSYLPGLDGYRICRILRSQEETRNIPIAFFSAGTQNDEIQKCFASGADDFIVKPFSGRELVDKIWRLLMKKKEEETFK
- a CDS encoding DUF1189 family protein — translated: MKFFSELHRSIFEPLFYREVLGASRLKITGYLFKLFVFATILTSLFKTYYIIDTERGIATPLSQLFSEMEIKEGKLYPNRPEPYIPSTRSLSAILDRMVIYPHIFAAMPDTFLVVDTQAKEWDGERKPGILMNKTSVVLQPFTSSEIVIPYSRFLGESDFSFTPSLIRSVLVRNMFSLFLNSLIWSSVFFLFVITSSVLFLGIAAFLFRIEKKRKINQFFRIASFASTPVILGNVIVAFAGVKNNWIWHIFIFISTIVMFRAIVATTPEKNKKDRE